One genomic region from Anguilla rostrata isolate EN2019 chromosome 2, ASM1855537v3, whole genome shotgun sequence encodes:
- the kif22 gene encoding kinesin-like protein KIF22, with translation MAQRVAVSDVAGGSKRTSRVRVAVRLRPYMEKQDEKAEGACVRGLGPQSLEIINWRNSTETLQYQFDVFYGEQTTQQEVFLTSVKPILPHILNGQNASVFAYGPTGAGKTHTMLGTQEQPGVIPRAVREVFQLVRAQEKAGDDWDYTIGMSYLEIYNEKVLDLLSPSTQDLPIREDKDRNIFIPGLTHTTLSSFSDFHTHFIPASLNRTTASTKLNHRSSRSHAILLIKVEKSQRVPPHRQQTGKLYLVDLAGSEDNRRTGNQGLRLKESGAINLSLFTLSKVVDSLNLGVGRVPYRDSKLTRLLQDSLGGSAHSIMITNIAPEQKYYFDTFSALNFAAKSKLIVNKPFVRETVSSNESGKRARQEPASEAATEPQKKRFKERQHEEQEENPVPSQPPSPTGSSVLSRLLALEKLMMGSPERERLNLLKTVAQSRKEIQKLKEKQKELEKKAQGFKAIPVDQKEQDQDGLVHPKKGVEPMKDTGLFRTNLPPLHRKQSTAAKPKRQQAVVTPLQVSEVQPIQQCAVVFKPSLCPSLKHKQNAKVVDGKENMGKEFSVSDTDWESHLDTSVLEKSREKILQILNSGTLKDVKSLQLIGDKKAKLIMGWREVHGQFAQVEDLQKIEGITAKRFSSFIKANILSTIVK, from the exons ATGGCACAGCGTGTGGCTGTGAGTGATGTTGCTGGAGGCTCAAAGCGGACGTCCAGGGTGAGGGTAGCGGTTCGACTAAGGCCCTACATGGAAAAGCAGGACGAGAAGGCTGAAGGGGCCTGTGTCAGGGGCCTGGGGCCACAGAGTCTGGAGATAATTAACTGGAGAAATTCCACAGAGACCTTGCAATACCA ATTTGATGTGTTCTATGGGGAGCAGACAACCCAGCAGGAGGTGTTTCTGACCTCGGTGAAGCCCATCCTACCTCACATCCTGAATGGGCAGAACGCCAGTGTCTTCGCCTATGGACCCACTGGAGCTG GTAAGACCCACACTATGCTGGGCACTCAGGAGCAGCCAGGGGTTATTCCACGAGCTGTGAGGGAGGTGTTCCAGCTTGTGAGAGCGCAGGAGAAAGCAGGAGATGACTGGGACTACACAATTGGCATGTCCTACCTTGAGATCTACAACGAGAAG GTGCTGGACCTGCTATCGCCAAGCACACAGGACCTGCCTATCCGTGAGGACAAGGACAGGAATATCTTCATCCCCGGCTTGACCCACACGACACTCTCTTCCTTCTCGGATTTCCACACTCACTTCATCCCTGCCAGCCTAAATCGCACGACTGCCTCCACCAAGCTCAATCACCGGTCAAGCCGCAGTCACGCCATCCTCCTCATCAAG GTGGAGAAGTCCCAGCGTGTTCCCCCTCACCGACAGCAGACAGGGAAACTGTACCTGGTGGACTTGGCCGGCTCCGAGGACAACCGTCGCACCGGCAACCAGGGTCTGCGGCTGAAGGAGAGCGGAGCCATTAACCTGTCCCTCTTCACCCTCAGCAAAGTGGTGGACTCTCTCAACTTGGGCGTTGGCCGTGTGCCTTATAGGGACAGCAAACTGACCCGCCTGCTGCAGGACTCCCTGGGGGGCTCCGCCCACTCCATCATGATCACCAACATTGCCCCTGAGCAGAAGTACTACTTCGACACCTTCAGTGCCCTCAACTTCGCTGCCAAGTCCAAGCTCATTGTCAACAAGCCgtttgtgagagagactgtgtccAGCAATG AATCTGGGAAGAGGGCCAGGCAGGAACCGGCTTCCGAAGCAGCGACTGAGCCACAGAAGAAGAGGTTTAAGGAGAGGCAGCACGAAGAACAAGAGGAAAACCCTGTGCCATCACAGCCACCCAG CCCTACAGGCTCCTCTGTGTTGAGCAGGCTGCTAGCACTGGAGAAGCTGATGATGGGAtccccagagagggagagactcaaCCTGCTAAAGACTGTTGCCCAGTCCCGCAAAGAGATCCAG aaactgaaagagaaacagaaggagcTGGAGAAAAAGGCGCAAGGTTTCAAAGCAATTCCAGTGGATCAAAAGGAGCAAGACCAAGACGGGCTGGTGCACCCTAAGAAGGGGGTGGAGCCCATGAAGGACACAGGACTGTTCAGGACCAATCTGCCTCCGCTGCACAGGAAGCAGTCCACTGCAGCCAAGCCCAAAAGACAGCAGGCAGTGGTGACTCCTCTACAGG tgtccGAAGTTCAGCCGATTCagcagtgtgctgtggtgtTTAAACCATCCCTCTGTCCCAGCCTGAAGCATAAGCAAAACGCTAAG GTTGTGGATGGCAAAGAGAACATGGGTAAAGAATTTTCTGTCTCTGACACCGATTGGGAATCCCATCTGGACACATCTGTACTGGAAAAGTCTAGAGAGAAAATCCTGCAAATTCTCAACTCTGGCACCCTGAAGGACGTGAAATCATTGCAACTCATTGGAGACAAGAAGGCCAAGCTTATTATGGGCTGGAGAGAGGTCCACGGCCAGTTTGCACAG GTGGAGGACTTGCAGAAGATTGAAGGAATCACAGCCAAACGCTTTTCCTCCTTTATCAAG GCAAACATTCTCAGTACAATTGtgaaatga
- the pagr1 gene encoding PAXIP1-associated glutamate-rich protein 1: MQCQSAEAADSSLRDGMESLGVKEEDKAAVMRQDEDDTKGKEGMDATAGTNEDRAEDKEKDGDNDEDAMEEEEHEERKEEDGTEVERDTEQEEEDWEIPCSDEEIENPKNWTPPPAEIKRLYEILAKGEMLELNWIPLPRRPPTPQQTPSPERDDDSEEEREREREERARKAPSPTEFDFDDDQASVTPKTSYIHCRTKRGSSARSAVRREARLDKVLSDMKRHRKIEEHILRTGRDLFKSENGRAAGGGERQALSPNSQREREKERERDSDPSTIFSPRQRRY, translated from the exons atGCAGTGCCAGAGTGCAGAAGCAGCAGACTCTTCCCTGAGAGATGGAATGGAGTCTCTGGGAGTTAAGGAGGAAGATAAGGCTGCGGTTATGAGACAGGATGAAGATGATACTAAGGGAAAAGAAGGGATGGATGCAACAGCTGGAACAAATGAGGACAGAGCTGAAGATAAAGAGAAAG ATGGTGACAATGATGAAGATGCCATGGAGGAAGAAGAgcatgaagaaagaaaagaggaagatgggacagaggtggagagagataccgaacaggaagaggaggattgGGAGATTCCTTGTAGTGATGAAGAGATCGAAAACCCTAAAAACTGGACACCACCACCTGCTGAAATTAAGCGACTGTATGAAATTTTGGCCAAAGGGGAAATGCTGGAACTGAACTGGATTCCTCTCCCCCGACGACCCCCTACCCCACAGcaaaccccctccccagagagagatgatgattctgaggaggagagggagagagaaagggaggagagagcacGCAA AGCTCCTTCCCCCACTGAGTTTGATTTTGATGATGACCAAGCTTCTGTGACACCCAAAACCAGCTACATCCATTGCCGCACAAAACGAG GGTCCTCCGCTCGTTCCGCGGTGCGAAGGGAGGCCAGGCTGGACAAGGTGCTGTCTGACATGAAGAGGCACCGAAAGATCGAGGAGCACATCCTCAGGACAGGCCGTGACCTCTTCAAAAGCGAGAACGGGAGGGCAGCcggaggaggggagaggcagGCCCTCTCTCCCAACTcccagagagaaagggaaaaggaaagggagagagacagtgaccCCAGTACGATCTTTTCACCCAGACAGAGGCGTTATTGA